The following coding sequences lie in one Bordetella genomosp. 9 genomic window:
- the argJ gene encoding bifunctional glutamate N-acetyltransferase/amino-acid acetyltransferase ArgJ, whose protein sequence is MAVNLKIPSASEIFPVPGVEIGVAEAGIRKAGRRDLTVFRLADGATVAGVFTRNRFRAAPVQVCESHLAGGDAISALVVNTGNANAGTGADGLEKAQATCAALAGLLNIKPTQVLPFSTGVILEPLPVDRLVAALPKAVAALAPDNWMNAAHGIMTTDTQPKIVSARRTIGGHAITITGISKGAGMIRPNMATMLGFLATDAGIARPVLEKLTRRIADVSFNRITVDGDTSTNDSFIVIATGQSGLRVDSESDPHYAELERALGEAAAELAQKIVRDAEGATKFMTIRVEEAANTEEALKVAYAVAHSPLVKTAFYASDPNLGRILAAIGYAGIEDLDVSRLRLWLDDVLVATQGGRNPDYREEDGQRVMKQAEILVRIALGRGQVADTVYTCDFSHEYVSINADYRS, encoded by the coding sequence ATGGCCGTCAATCTGAAGATCCCTTCCGCATCCGAAATCTTTCCTGTTCCCGGCGTCGAGATCGGCGTTGCCGAGGCCGGCATCCGCAAGGCCGGCCGGCGCGACCTGACCGTTTTCCGCCTGGCCGACGGCGCCACCGTGGCGGGCGTGTTCACGCGCAACCGCTTCCGCGCGGCGCCGGTCCAGGTCTGCGAAAGCCATCTCGCAGGCGGCGATGCCATCTCGGCGCTCGTGGTCAACACGGGCAACGCCAACGCCGGCACGGGCGCGGACGGCCTGGAAAAGGCTCAGGCTACCTGCGCGGCGCTGGCCGGCCTTCTCAACATCAAGCCCACGCAGGTCCTGCCGTTTTCCACGGGCGTGATCCTGGAGCCGCTGCCGGTGGACCGGCTGGTGGCCGCGCTGCCCAAGGCCGTCGCGGCGCTGGCGCCCGATAACTGGATGAATGCCGCGCACGGCATCATGACCACGGACACGCAGCCCAAGATCGTCTCCGCGCGCAGGACCATTGGCGGCCACGCCATCACCATCACGGGCATCAGCAAGGGCGCGGGCATGATCCGGCCCAACATGGCGACCATGCTGGGCTTTCTGGCGACCGACGCCGGCATCGCGCGTCCCGTGCTGGAAAAACTCACCCGCCGCATCGCCGACGTTTCCTTCAACCGCATCACGGTCGATGGCGACACCTCGACGAACGATTCCTTCATCGTGATCGCCACGGGGCAGTCTGGTTTGCGCGTGGACAGCGAAAGCGATCCGCACTACGCCGAACTCGAACGGGCACTGGGCGAAGCCGCCGCCGAACTCGCGCAGAAGATCGTGCGCGATGCCGAAGGCGCGACCAAGTTCATGACCATCCGCGTGGAAGAAGCCGCCAACACGGAAGAAGCGCTGAAAGTCGCGTACGCGGTGGCGCATTCGCCGCTGGTCAAGACGGCCTTCTACGCGTCCGATCCCAATCTGGGCCGCATCCTGGCCGCCATCGGCTATGCGGGCATCGAAGATCTGGACGTGAGCCGGCTGCGCCTGTGGCTGGACGACGTGCTGGTGGCCACGCAGGGCGGCCGCAACCCCGATTACCGCGAAGAGGACGGCCAGCGCGTGATGAAGCAGGCCGAAATCCTGGTGCGCATTGCACTGGGGCGCGGCCAGGTGGCCGATACCGTGTACACCTGCGACTTCTCGCATGAGTACGTCAGCATCAATGCCGATTACCGATCCTGA
- a CDS encoding efflux transporter outer membrane subunit, which produces MTRSLHRRQPATPLRLLSSLILCGALGACAVGPDYVRPAVDVGTQYKEGQDDTPGWRPARPSDAAERGAWWRIYQDPVLDDLMNRLDAANLDIAQAEANYRQAQALVRGARSAFFPTVGVGAGVTRSGSSAGTGSGTGGGSTVVNAYSLTGTVSWEADLWGSVRRSVEASRAGAQASAADLAAARLSAQSTLAQTYFQLRVLDEQERLLRETVDTNQRSLELTMNRYEAGVAAKSDVAVARTQLENARAQWVDLEWQRGQFEHAIAVLLGQAPSKFSLARAPFTQRVPAIPVGLPSQLLERRPDVAGAERRTAQANAQIGVAQAAWFPDLTLTADGGFRSGQFAQWLTAPARFWSIGPALAQTLFDAGLRASQVESARAAYDAQAAAYRQTVLGALREVEDTMIQLRVFEREQEIQQRALQAARESLELTRNQYKQGLVDYLSVAVLENTALSSERTAISLMGNRLVASVQLIAALGGGWDGNVDTPMLPQADGAEPAPAEASAALESGAAPARTPVAPASAPMPARTSATKDAATPRTRP; this is translated from the coding sequence ATGACCCGCTCGTTACATCGACGCCAGCCCGCCACGCCGCTGCGGCTGCTTTCCTCTTTGATCCTGTGCGGCGCGCTCGGCGCCTGCGCCGTGGGGCCCGATTACGTGCGCCCGGCGGTGGACGTGGGCACGCAGTACAAGGAAGGACAGGACGATACGCCCGGCTGGCGGCCCGCTCGGCCCAGCGATGCGGCCGAGCGCGGCGCCTGGTGGCGCATCTACCAGGATCCCGTACTCGACGACCTGATGAACCGCCTGGACGCGGCGAACCTGGACATCGCGCAGGCGGAGGCCAATTACCGGCAGGCGCAGGCGCTGGTGCGCGGCGCCCGCTCGGCGTTTTTCCCGACCGTCGGCGTGGGCGCCGGCGTGACGCGGTCCGGCAGCAGCGCGGGCACCGGGTCCGGCACGGGGGGCGGCAGCACCGTGGTCAACGCCTATTCCCTGACGGGCACCGTCAGTTGGGAAGCGGACCTGTGGGGCTCGGTGCGGCGCTCGGTGGAGGCCAGCCGCGCCGGTGCGCAGGCCAGCGCGGCGGATCTGGCCGCGGCGCGCCTGAGCGCGCAGAGCACCTTGGCGCAGACCTACTTCCAGCTGCGGGTGCTGGACGAGCAGGAGCGCCTGCTGCGCGAAACCGTCGACACCAACCAGCGCTCGCTGGAATTGACGATGAACCGCTACGAGGCCGGCGTGGCGGCGAAGTCGGATGTGGCGGTGGCGCGCACCCAGCTGGAGAACGCGCGCGCCCAATGGGTGGACCTGGAGTGGCAGCGCGGCCAGTTCGAGCACGCCATCGCGGTCCTGCTCGGCCAGGCGCCGTCGAAGTTTTCCTTGGCGCGCGCGCCGTTCACGCAGCGGGTGCCCGCGATCCCGGTCGGCCTGCCATCGCAGTTGCTGGAGCGGCGGCCGGACGTGGCGGGCGCGGAGCGTCGCACGGCGCAGGCCAATGCGCAGATCGGCGTGGCGCAGGCTGCCTGGTTCCCCGATCTGACGCTGACGGCGGACGGGGGCTTCCGCAGCGGCCAGTTCGCGCAATGGCTGACCGCGCCGGCCCGTTTCTGGTCGATTGGCCCCGCGCTGGCGCAGACCTTGTTCGATGCGGGCCTGCGCGCATCGCAGGTCGAGTCGGCGCGCGCCGCCTATGACGCCCAGGCGGCCGCCTATCGGCAGACAGTGCTGGGCGCGCTCCGCGAGGTCGAGGACACGATGATCCAGCTGCGCGTCTTCGAGCGCGAACAGGAGATTCAGCAGCGCGCGCTGCAGGCGGCGCGCGAGTCCCTGGAGTTGACGCGCAATCAGTACAAGCAGGGCCTGGTGGATTATCTGAGCGTGGCGGTGCTGGAGAACACGGCGCTCAGTTCCGAGCGCACCGCCATTTCGCTGATGGGAAACCGGCTGGTCGCCAGCGTCCAGCTGATTGCCGCGCTGGGCGGCGGATGGGACGGCAATGTGGACACGCCCATGCTGCCGCAAGCGGATGGCGCCGAGCCTGCGCCGGCGGAAGCGTCCGCGGCCTTGGAATCCGGCGCGGCGCCCGCACGCACGCCCGTGGCGCCGGCGTCCGCGCCGATGCCTGCAAGGACGTCCGCCACCAAGGACGCCGCTACGCCCCGAACACGCCCCTGA
- a CDS encoding alpha/beta hydrolase: MAILYRDYDRAALDIQYNARATAPDFGAIMREYAEQSRHARETLPCALNVAYGPHPDETLDIFPAAAGGPAPVFVFIHGGYWRLLSKDDSSAMAPAFTRAGAAVVALNYSLAPAVTLDHIVDQVRRAMAWLHRNIAAHGGDPGRLHVGGSSAGGHLVGMLLNDDWQQRYGVPADVLRGAAPLSGLFDLTPLVHTHINEWMRLTPESAARNSPMLHLPARPCPVVASYGESETDEFKRQTMDYLDALRARGGDARYVPMPGTNHFDIVLRLNDPAAPITRAIFAQMGLAPGQGRPDAGAASSTGRP, encoded by the coding sequence ATGGCCATACTCTACCGCGACTACGATCGCGCCGCGCTCGATATCCAGTACAACGCCCGCGCCACCGCGCCGGATTTCGGCGCCATCATGCGCGAGTATGCCGAACAAAGCCGGCATGCGCGCGAAACGCTGCCCTGCGCGCTGAACGTCGCGTACGGTCCGCACCCTGACGAAACGCTGGACATTTTCCCTGCCGCGGCCGGCGGGCCGGCGCCCGTGTTCGTCTTCATTCACGGTGGCTATTGGCGGCTGTTGTCCAAGGACGACTCCAGCGCAATGGCGCCGGCCTTCACGCGCGCGGGCGCCGCCGTGGTGGCGCTGAACTATTCGCTGGCGCCCGCGGTCACGCTGGACCATATCGTGGACCAGGTCCGCCGCGCCATGGCCTGGCTGCACCGGAACATCGCCGCGCATGGCGGCGACCCCGGCCGCCTGCACGTGGGCGGCAGCTCCGCCGGCGGGCATCTGGTCGGCATGCTGCTGAACGACGACTGGCAACAGCGCTACGGCGTGCCGGCCGACGTCCTGCGCGGCGCCGCGCCGCTGTCCGGGCTGTTCGACCTGACGCCGCTGGTCCACACCCACATCAATGAATGGATGCGGCTCACACCCGAATCGGCCGCGCGCAACAGCCCGATGCTGCACCTGCCCGCCCGCCCCTGCCCGGTTGTGGCGAGCTACGGGGAAAGCGAAACGGACGAGTTCAAGCGCCAGACCATGGACTATCTCGATGCGCTGCGGGCGCGCGGCGGCGATGCCCGCTATGTTCCGATGCCGGGCACCAACCATTTCGACATCGTGCTGCGCCTGAACGACCCCGCGGCTCCCATAACCCGGGCGATTTTCGCCCAGATGGGCCTGGCGCCCGGCCAGGGGCGCCCCGACGCCGGCGCCGCTTCCTCCACTGGCCGGCCATGA
- a CDS encoding multidrug efflux RND transporter permease subunit, which yields MILSAPFIVRPVATTLLSLAVVLAGALAFVLLPVAPLPQVDIPTISVTASLPGASPETMASSVATPLERALGSIAGVTEMTSSSTQGSTRITLQFDLDRDIDGAARDVQAAINASRTLLPSGLKSNPTYRKANPSAAPIMTLAMTSDTHTQGELYDLASTIVAQKLSQVNGVGDVTVGGSSLPAVRVDVLPGALTSRGVSLDDVRTALANANANRPKGFVENGEYQWTIMASDQLSKAAQYRPLIVAWRDGAPVRLSDVATVQDSVEDLYQTGFFNNRKAILLIVRREAAANIIKVVDELRLQLPQLQAQMPGGVQLNIAQDRTPSIRASLHEAELTLVIAVGLVMMVVLVFLRRWRAALIPSVAVPVSLIGTFSIMYLCGYTLNTISLMALIVATGFVVDDAIVVLENIMRYIEKGMSPRRAAMRGAREVGFTVLSMSLSLVAVFIPILLMGGVVGRFFREFAVTLSAAILVSLVTSLTLTPMMCGKLLRPEHPAQAARRGGWTARLADWSERGFGWLSDRYAGTLAWSLKRGPLVMLVLLVTICLNVYLYIVVPKGFFPEQDTGQLLGFFRVDQGTSFQATVPKLEYMRKVVLADPAVESMTGFAGGRGGSNSSFMQIQLKPLKERGVSSETVIARLRGRLQSIPGARMFLVAQQDIRIGGRQTSSGSYDYALMTSDLATLRTWMPRVQRALASLPELVDVDTDVEDKGQQVNLVIDREAATRLGVSMAEISAVLNNSFSQRQVSVMYGPLNQYHVVLGVPQNFAQDAQSLRKVDVVTSSGNRVPLAAFASFEVGNAPLSVQHQGLFVADTISFSLAPGVSLSQASAAIDAAVARIGLPTDQIQAGFQGTAAAAQQTMSQQPWLILAALVTMYIVLGILYESFVHPFTILSTLPSAGIGALLALMLMKSQFTVIALIGVFLLIGIVKKNAIMMVDFALAAERARGLAPREAIYEACITRFRPIMMTTLAAIFGAVPLVVATGTGAEIRQPLGVTIVGGLIVSQLLTLYTTPVVYLYLDRLRHWGRRRRAARIVVPSTD from the coding sequence ATGATCCTGTCGGCGCCCTTCATCGTCCGCCCGGTCGCCACGACGCTGTTGTCGCTGGCGGTCGTGCTGGCGGGCGCGCTGGCTTTCGTGCTGCTGCCGGTGGCGCCGCTGCCGCAGGTCGATATTCCCACCATATCGGTGACGGCCAGCCTGCCGGGCGCCAGTCCGGAAACCATGGCGTCCAGCGTGGCGACGCCGCTGGAACGGGCGCTGGGATCGATCGCGGGCGTCACCGAAATGACGTCGAGCAGCACGCAGGGCTCCACCCGCATCACGCTGCAGTTCGATCTGGACCGCGACATCGATGGAGCGGCGCGCGACGTGCAGGCGGCCATCAATGCGTCGCGCACCTTGCTGCCCAGCGGGCTGAAAAGCAATCCGACCTACCGCAAGGCGAACCCGTCCGCCGCGCCGATCATGACGCTCGCCATGACATCGGATACGCATACCCAGGGCGAGCTGTACGACCTGGCCTCCACCATCGTGGCGCAGAAGCTGTCCCAGGTGAACGGCGTGGGCGACGTGACGGTGGGCGGCAGCTCGCTTCCCGCCGTGCGGGTGGATGTGCTGCCCGGCGCGCTGACCAGCCGCGGCGTGTCGCTGGACGACGTGCGCACGGCGCTGGCCAACGCCAATGCCAACCGGCCCAAGGGCTTCGTCGAAAACGGCGAGTACCAATGGACCATCATGGCCAGCGACCAGCTGAGCAAGGCGGCGCAATACCGGCCCCTGATCGTCGCGTGGCGCGACGGCGCGCCGGTGCGGCTGTCCGACGTGGCGACGGTGCAGGACTCCGTCGAGGACCTCTACCAGACCGGTTTCTTCAACAATCGCAAGGCCATCCTGCTGATCGTGCGCCGCGAGGCCGCCGCCAACATCATCAAGGTGGTGGACGAACTGCGCCTGCAGCTGCCGCAGCTGCAGGCGCAAATGCCCGGCGGCGTGCAGCTGAACATTGCGCAGGATCGCACGCCCAGCATTCGCGCATCGCTGCACGAAGCCGAGCTGACGCTGGTGATCGCGGTCGGCCTGGTGATGATGGTGGTGCTGGTGTTCCTGCGCCGATGGCGCGCGGCCCTGATTCCCAGCGTGGCGGTGCCGGTGTCGCTCATCGGCACGTTCAGCATCATGTACCTGTGCGGCTATACGCTGAACACCATCTCTCTGATGGCGCTGATCGTGGCCACGGGCTTTGTCGTGGACGACGCCATCGTGGTGCTTGAAAACATCATGCGCTACATCGAGAAGGGCATGTCGCCGCGGCGGGCGGCGATGCGCGGCGCCCGTGAAGTCGGCTTCACCGTGCTGTCCATGAGCCTGTCGCTGGTGGCGGTGTTCATTCCCATCCTGTTGATGGGCGGCGTGGTCGGGCGCTTTTTCCGCGAGTTCGCGGTGACCCTGTCGGCGGCCATTCTGGTATCGCTGGTGACCTCGCTCACCCTTACGCCCATGATGTGCGGCAAACTGCTGCGCCCGGAGCATCCGGCGCAAGCCGCCAGACGCGGGGGATGGACGGCGCGGCTGGCCGACTGGTCCGAACGCGGCTTCGGCTGGCTGAGCGACCGCTATGCCGGCACGCTGGCCTGGAGCCTGAAGCGGGGGCCGCTGGTCATGCTGGTGCTGCTGGTGACCATCTGCCTGAACGTCTACCTGTATATCGTGGTGCCGAAAGGGTTCTTCCCCGAGCAGGACACCGGACAGCTGCTGGGGTTTTTCCGCGTCGACCAGGGCACCTCGTTCCAGGCCACCGTGCCGAAGCTGGAGTACATGCGCAAGGTCGTGCTGGCGGACCCGGCCGTGGAAAGCATGACCGGCTTCGCGGGAGGCCGGGGCGGCAGCAACAGCAGTTTCATGCAAATCCAGCTCAAGCCGCTGAAGGAGCGCGGCGTTTCTTCGGAAACGGTGATCGCGCGGCTGCGCGGCCGCCTGCAAAGCATCCCGGGCGCCCGCATGTTCCTGGTCGCGCAGCAGGACATCCGCATCGGCGGGCGCCAGACCAGCAGCGGCTCCTACGACTACGCGCTGATGACCAGCGATCTTGCGACCCTGCGCACGTGGATGCCGCGGGTGCAGCGCGCGCTGGCCAGCCTGCCGGAACTCGTGGACGTCGATACGGATGTCGAGGACAAGGGACAGCAGGTCAATCTGGTGATCGACCGCGAGGCCGCCACGCGTCTGGGTGTCAGCATGGCCGAGATTTCCGCCGTCCTGAACAACAGCTTCAGCCAGCGGCAGGTATCGGTGATGTACGGCCCGCTGAACCAATACCATGTGGTGCTGGGCGTGCCGCAGAACTTCGCGCAGGACGCACAGTCCCTGCGCAAGGTCGATGTCGTCACGAGCAGCGGCAATCGGGTGCCGCTGGCGGCGTTCGCCTCGTTCGAGGTGGGCAACGCGCCCCTGAGCGTGCAGCACCAGGGCCTGTTCGTGGCCGACACGATTTCCTTCAGTCTGGCGCCCGGCGTTTCCCTGAGCCAGGCCAGCGCGGCCATCGATGCGGCCGTGGCCCGGATCGGCCTGCCGACGGACCAGATCCAGGCCGGATTCCAGGGGACGGCGGCCGCCGCGCAGCAGACCATGTCGCAGCAGCCCTGGCTGATACTGGCGGCGCTGGTCACGATGTACATCGTGCTGGGGATCCTGTACGAAAGCTTCGTCCACCCCTTCACCATCCTCTCTACGCTGCCCTCGGCGGGGATAGGTGCGCTGCTGGCGCTGATGCTGATGAAAAGCCAGTTCACCGTGATCGCGCTGATCGGCGTGTTCCTGCTGATCGGCATCGTCAAGAAAAACGCCATCATGATGGTCGACTTCGCGCTCGCGGCCGAACGCGCGCGCGGTTTGGCGCCGCGCGAGGCGATCTACGAAGCCTGCATCACCCGCTTCAGACCCATCATGATGACCACGCTGGCCGCGATCTTCGGCGCGGTGCCGCTGGTTGTGGCCACCGGCACGGGCGCTGAAATCCGGCAGCCCCTGGGTGTGACCATCGTGGGGGGACTGATCGTCAGCCAGCTGCTCACGCTCTACACCACGCCCGTGGTTTATCTGTATCTGGATCGTTTGCGCCACTGGGGGCGCCGCCGCCGCGCCGCGCGCATCGTCGTGCCTTCCACGGACTAG
- a CDS encoding Nudix family hydrolase, with translation MTTEQIIDVAAGLILRPDGKLLLGQRPEGKPWPGWWELPGGKLEPGETVLQALARELDEELGIRVTQATRWVTYVHAYPHTTVRLAFCRVTGWEGEPRGLENQRLEWVDPAHAASVGQLLPATLPPLRWLRLPDTYGISNIGSPAGVPGFLARLDAALARGLRLVQLREPGWPEGPAAPSLHDALQQVLQRCRAAGARVLVNSIHPQDWWREADGVHLRSADAAALDTRPLPPENHWVGVSVHDAAQMTQARALGADFAVAGPVAQTASHPGQPGIGWDAFVAMNRDAGLPAYAIGGQTMDTLATAREYGAHGIAAIRGVFGA, from the coding sequence ATGACGACTGAACAGATTATTGATGTGGCGGCGGGGCTGATTTTGCGGCCCGACGGCAAGCTCTTGCTTGGACAGCGGCCGGAAGGCAAGCCCTGGCCGGGCTGGTGGGAGCTTCCTGGGGGCAAGCTGGAGCCGGGCGAGACGGTGCTGCAGGCCCTGGCGCGCGAGCTGGACGAGGAACTCGGCATCCGTGTGACCCAGGCCACGCGCTGGGTCACTTACGTGCACGCGTATCCCCACACCACGGTGCGGCTCGCCTTCTGCCGCGTCACGGGCTGGGAAGGCGAACCGCGCGGCCTGGAGAACCAGCGGCTGGAGTGGGTGGATCCCGCGCACGCGGCGTCGGTGGGCCAGCTGCTGCCCGCCACCCTGCCGCCCCTGCGCTGGCTGCGCTTGCCGGACACCTATGGCATTTCCAATATCGGCTCGCCGGCGGGCGTGCCCGGTTTTTTGGCGCGCCTGGACGCGGCGCTGGCGCGCGGGCTCAGGCTGGTGCAGTTGCGCGAACCCGGCTGGCCCGAGGGTCCGGCGGCGCCCTCGCTGCACGACGCCTTGCAACAGGTGCTGCAGCGCTGCCGCGCGGCGGGCGCGCGCGTGCTGGTGAACAGCATCCATCCGCAGGACTGGTGGCGCGAGGCCGATGGCGTGCATCTTCGCAGCGCCGATGCGGCCGCCCTGGATACGCGTCCGCTGCCGCCGGAGAACCACTGGGTCGGGGTGTCGGTACACGACGCCGCGCAGATGACGCAGGCGCGCGCCCTGGGTGCGGACTTCGCCGTGGCGGGCCCCGTCGCCCAGACCGCCAGCCATCCCGGCCAGCCGGGCATCGGCTGGGACGCATTCGTGGCGATGAACCGCGACGCCGGCCTGCCGGCCTATGCGATCGGCGGACAGACAATGGACACGTTGGCCACCGCGCGCGAATACGGCGCGCATGGCATCGCGGCAATCAGGGGCGTGTTCGGGGCGTAG
- a CDS encoding ATP-binding protein encodes MTVAPELAALLARADRVLAQLEAYLPPAPPEIDWSAHAFRWRKRGARGWLDAVRHIARIDLDDLQHIDRQKGIIDRNTVQFLEKKPANNVLMTGARGTGKSSLVKAMLAAYADRGLRLIEVDKSDLGDLADIVELVGSRPERFIVFCDDLSFEEGEAGYKALKSVLDGSVAASGDNVLIYATSNRRHLMPEYMSENLQAKHQPDGEIHPGETVEEKISLSERFGLWLSFYPFRQDDYLDIVRHWLRELGCPEEHIEAARTEALQWTLERGSRSGRVAYQFARDWAARHVS; translated from the coding sequence GTGACCGTTGCCCCTGAACTCGCCGCATTGCTCGCGCGCGCCGACCGCGTGCTGGCCCAACTGGAAGCCTATCTGCCGCCGGCCCCGCCGGAAATCGACTGGAGCGCACATGCGTTCCGCTGGCGCAAGCGCGGCGCGCGCGGCTGGCTGGATGCGGTGCGCCACATCGCGCGCATCGATCTGGACGATCTGCAGCACATCGATCGGCAGAAAGGCATCATCGACCGCAACACCGTGCAGTTCCTGGAGAAGAAGCCGGCCAACAACGTGCTGATGACGGGCGCGCGCGGCACCGGCAAAAGCTCGCTGGTCAAGGCGATGCTGGCGGCTTATGCCGATCGCGGCCTGCGCCTGATCGAGGTTGACAAATCGGATCTGGGGGACCTGGCCGACATCGTCGAACTGGTCGGCTCGCGTCCGGAACGCTTCATCGTCTTCTGCGACGATTTGTCCTTCGAGGAAGGGGAAGCGGGCTACAAGGCGCTGAAATCCGTGCTGGATGGCTCGGTCGCGGCCTCCGGCGACAACGTCCTGATCTACGCCACGTCCAACCGCCGGCATCTGATGCCGGAATACATGAGCGAAAACCTGCAGGCCAAGCACCAGCCCGACGGCGAAATTCATCCCGGCGAAACCGTCGAGGAAAAGATTTCGCTGTCCGAGCGCTTCGGCCTGTGGCTGTCGTTCTATCCCTTCCGCCAGGACGACTACCTGGACATCGTGCGGCATTGGCTGCGCGAACTCGGCTGCCCCGAAGAACACATCGAAGCGGCGCGCACCGAAGCCCTGCAGTGGACGCTGGAACGCGGTTCGCGCTCGGGCCGCGTGGCCTACCAGTTCGCCCGCGACTGGGCCGCAAGACATGTGAGTTAG
- a CDS encoding MarR family winged helix-turn-helix transcriptional regulator, protein MIDTPDLESRAAPDDHHALRLWLRLLTCANLVEAEIRSRLRAEFDTTLPRFDLMAQLQRAPKGMKMGELSRHMMVTNGNITGITDQLEKEGLVVRTKLASDRRSSLIRLTPQGRKVFARMARAHETWVKELFSGLPENSRNALFQTLGELKLQVVARRTQAR, encoded by the coding sequence ATGATCGACACGCCGGACCTGGAATCCCGCGCGGCGCCGGACGACCATCATGCCCTGCGCCTGTGGCTGCGCCTGTTGACGTGCGCCAACCTGGTGGAAGCCGAAATCCGCAGCCGGCTGCGCGCGGAGTTCGACACCACGCTGCCGCGCTTCGACCTGATGGCGCAATTGCAGCGCGCCCCAAAGGGCATGAAAATGGGCGAGCTCTCGCGCCACATGATGGTGACGAACGGCAATATCACCGGCATCACGGACCAGCTCGAAAAGGAAGGCCTGGTGGTGCGCACCAAGCTGGCGTCGGACCGCCGCAGTTCGCTGATCCGCCTGACGCCCCAGGGACGCAAGGTATTCGCCCGGATGGCGCGCGCCCATGAAACCTGGGTCAAGGAACTGTTTTCCGGGCTGCCCGAAAACAGCCGCAACGCACTCTTCCAGACGCTCGGAGAGCTTAAACTTCAGGTCGTGGCGCGCCGCACCCAGGCGCGCTGA